The Paenibacillus sp. FSL H7-0357 nucleotide sequence ATTGAATCTTATCCATATCATCCTGGCTTGTCTGCCCGCGATGGTGCTTGGACTCGTTCTTCATTCCTTCATCAAAACCTATCTGTTCTCTCCCTATACCGTGCTTGCTGGACTTGTGTTTGGAGGATTGTTTATGCTGTACGGCCAGAAGAGACAAATTGCGGTACTAGCGGAGAATATTGACCAGCTAACCTACAAGCAAGCCATTAAGATAGGTTTGTTCCAGTGTTTGGCCTTGTGGCCGGGCTTTTCCCGTTCCGGAGCAACAATCGCAGGGGGCTTGCTTGGGGGGGCAGGCTACAAAGCCGCAACTGATTTCTCCTTCCTTATTGCTATTCCGATGATGGTGGCAGCGAGTGGTTATGAACTTCTTAAGAGCTATCAAACCTTAACAGCGGCCGATGCCGGATTTTTCATCACCGGCTTTCTTGTAGCCTTTGTCGTTGCACTGCTGGCCGTAATTACATTCCTGAAGCTGCTGCAGCGGTTGAAGCTTGCACCCTTTGCTTATTACCGGTTTGTACTGGCTGCCGTATTTTTGATTTATCTGCTGGTTCGCTGATATCTCACTGGGTTTACAAAGGTTCTATCTCCAAATGTCGATAGGCTTGGCATCCCGGCTTTTACCGAGGGTGCTCAGCCCGTAGATATCTTCAAGGGTCCGCAACAATGAATAATGATTTGTTTTTACCGCTAGTGCACCTTTCTTAACATTAGCGCCGACGATGAATGTCGGTATTTTATTATGTTCGCTCATATCATCCTCATCCCAGGTTACAATGAGCAGACTGTTATGTTTAATGGCCCAGGCAGCATAGGAGGACAGATGATTCTTAAGCCACTGGTCCGCTGTTTTGACGCTGCCGTCATGCATATCATTATTCAGGCTCGGAATGACAAAAGAAACGGTCGGCAACTGATTGAAATCCTTGGGAAAATTGGATAACGGCATGTTGAGGCTGGCAGGCAAATTGGAGAAATTCACCCAGGGGTTATGTTTTCGTGCATATTTCGTCTTCAGATCATAAGGACCCGTATAGCCAACTTTAGGCAAGCCTTCGGAGTAGCCTCCAAATGTAAGTCCATGACGAATGAGCTCGGAAGCCAGATTAGCGCGGTGAATTGGAGCGTGGGAAAGGTCATCCGTAACCCCTTGATTAGAGCCGGAGAAGAGATCTAAATAGTTCGGCTGGCTTGGGTGTTCTATGGCATAATGGTTGGTAAGGCTCAAACCTTGTTTGGCCAGGCTGTTCATATACGGTGCAGATGGATTGTTTAGAATCTTGTGTGAGGAATGGTTTTCTTCGACTACAATGACGATATGCTCAATAGTTGGCTTAACAGCATTGGACTTATTCGCCGTCAGAGAAGTGGAAGCCAGCATAGCCGCACTGTCTGAAACGGGGTGGGCCGGAGAATTGACCCCTATTGTTATTAAAGCTATAGAAGCTATCATTAGTTTGGATTTGAACATTATCCTTACCTCTTTCGTATGTAAAATCTAGAGCATTTCTTATTCTACACTCTATTTATTAAAATTCTCTAAAGAATGAGAGCCGTTGTACAATTCAATCTGTCTGGACGGTTCAAGATATATCCAGACTAGTGTTCAGAGAACGGGAGAGATAACATTGAGCGCTTTATTCGAAGTACATTGCCGTAGGAACTGTCCGGTCAGCGGTTTAGCTAGGCGGTT carries:
- a CDS encoding undecaprenyl-diphosphate phosphatase gives rise to the protein MYDYIIAVIQGIVEGVTEFLPVSSTGHLILSGSLLGFTGDKADTFEIIIQLGAILAVAVIYWRRILGLLGLVKAESGSMNTNGGWKLNLIHIILACLPAMVLGLVLHSFIKTYLFSPYTVLAGLVFGGLFMLYGQKRQIAVLAENIDQLTYKQAIKIGLFQCLALWPGFSRSGATIAGGLLGGAGYKAATDFSFLIAIPMMVAASGYELLKSYQTLTAADAGFFITGFLVAFVVALLAVITFLKLLQRLKLAPFAYYRFVLAAVFLIYLLVR
- a CDS encoding alkaline phosphatase family protein, which produces MFKSKLMIASIALITIGVNSPAHPVSDSAAMLASTSLTANKSNAVKPTIEHIVIVVEENHSSHKILNNPSAPYMNSLAKQGLSLTNHYAIEHPSQPNYLDLFSGSNQGVTDDLSHAPIHRANLASELIRHGLTFGGYSEGLPKVGYTGPYDLKTKYARKHNPWVNFSNLPASLNMPLSNFPKDFNQLPTVSFVIPSLNNDMHDGSVKTADQWLKNHLSSYAAWAIKHNSLLIVTWDEDDMSEHNKIPTFIVGANVKKGALAVKTNHYSLLRTLEDIYGLSTLGKSRDAKPIDIWR